The Sorangiineae bacterium MSr11954 DNA segment AGTTCCCGGTGAGAGTTCCGCCATGGGACGGTGGCGATCCATTGCGATGGGATCAGCGCGCGCCCGTGGCCATGGGAAGAGAGCGCGCGACCCAATAGTCGAGCGGCGCCGGCTCATGCGGATTGGCACCTCCGATGGAAGGCCAAAGCATGCTTCGATCGACGGCCCCCGCCGCGGGCTTGGACCAATCGCAAACCCCGTCGGGGAAGATGCTCCGCAGCTCCGCGAACTGCGCGTCGGTCATGAATGCCTTGTAATCGCGCCGGTCCAGCGGCTTTAGCTGACATCGAATCACATCGTCGCTCATCGGCATTCCCGCCACCATACGCGGTGTGCGAGTAACCGGTAAGAGCGTGGAGCACGGGCCCAATCCGGAGTCGAAATCCTCCGGCACGTCCACCTTCAAGGGGATGACCAAATAAATGGGCGATAGACCCGGCAAGAGCGGCAGCTGAACCCCCAGAGGGCCAAAGAGGGTATTCGGAAGCTCCAGCCGCCCACCCAAGGTGGAAATCACGCAGCGATCCCCGGCCTCACGCGGCTTGGCCTCCCGAACCGCCTTCACCCGATCGGCGCCGTAGGGCAAATCGCGCAGGGTGGGAAACCATTTTTCCATGACCGGATATGCGTCCGGCTGCGTCAAGATCCCGCGCCAGATGCTCTGCGTCGCATCCTGTCCGGTGTTGGCGCGAAGCCGTGCGCGCACGGTGAATGGACGCACCGCCTCGTGGATATTGGCCAGCGGAATCAAATCCAGATAGGGCGCCAGATCCATGACCGGCGTCTCCGCCATCGCGCCGCGCCCCACCACCCCGCCGATGCGGTACGAGCGCGCTTCCACCTCCGGATCCATCTTCATGCGCTGCGGTGAAGGTTTGCCGTCGATGTCATAACCACCGATGTAGCGATTGAGGTCCAAAAACTCCGCCGCGCTGATCACGTAGTGGTTGAACGCATCGAGCCCGTACTGCACACCGGTGTTGTCGAGCGGCCTGCGCGCAAATCCCGTCTTGGGATCGCGCCCGAAGATGTTCACATTCGCATCTTGCAGGGTGCAGCGAACGCCGCCCGGGTTGGTCACCGGATCGTAGCGCAGCGCCTGGGGCACCGAGCCATCGCAGCCGTTCTTGGGATCGAGGGTGGGCAGGAAGGTCGAGGTCCAGCTCTGGCAAATGCTATTGAGCTGCGTACCGGAGAGCAGATTGTGCCCCTCCACCAAGGCGCGCTTGAGCGGATCCCAGTACCATCCGCGTCCATTGTAATAGTGCATCAACAGGCCGCAGTCGGCGACCGTCATGGCCGTCGAGAGGATATCCGAGAAGGTGGCCGCCGGCAGCGCCGCGCTGAGGAGCCCCGGCGCATTGTTGATCGCATTGTACTGCTGCAAGGCCCCGCCCGACGCTCCGGCGCCGACCATGTCGTCGATCAAACCGTAGGTCTCGTGGATGTGCTCCTTCACCATCGACGTGGTCTCGATGCTGATGAGCGGATTGCAATGCACCCCGTAGCTGCTCAAGGTGGAGTGAACGACCACGTCCCCTTTGGCGAGCCGCTGACCCAGCCCCAGCAGATCGCCGATGCCCCCGAGCACATCGCCCGGTCCATTGGTCCCTTGGTGATAGCCCGTTCCACACGAGGCGCCGAATGCATAATACACGCGATGGTTCCACCCCCGCGCATCGAAGGGCGCCTCGCGCCCGCGCGCACGGGGATCGTCGAGCACCGCGATGCGGGTGATGCCGCGGTTGATGGTGGCCGACTCCACCCGAACCACGAACGGCACCACCTTGCCGTCTTGGGTGACCGTGCGCATGGCATCGGCCGGGTAGGGCGCGTACGGATCGGCGAGCTTCTTGTACTCTTGCGTGAGCGCGGTGCGATAGAACCACTCGTAGCGCGTCGCCACGGAGCAGTTGGCGTCGATGGGCTCACCTAACCCCGCGGCCAAGGTCTGGCAAAGAAATGGCGATTGATGGGGACCTGAAACGACCGGTCCGGTGATGGGATGGTTGGTCACCGTGAGCACGGCACGCCGTGTGCCCGAAGGTCCGCGCGCGGTGGCGATCAGCTCATTGTCGCCGAGCTCCAATCCGGTCACCAAACCGCGCACCTCCCCCGTCGCAAGCCGCTGGAGCGACGCGGTGACATCCACGCCGTTGCGCGTGAGCGCATATCCATCGGCACCGGCGAGCCCGCGCAGCCCGATGAGCACATCGCCGCCGGTCACCGCGTTCGGCAGCGCCGACAACGTGATCAAATCGAACTCGCCCGCGCCGAGCGGAGGCGTTTTTCGTGTGTGGTAATCCGCGCGCACCAAATGGGTTTGCACCTTCGGTCCCGCGCTGGTTTCACCGGACCCGCTCAGGTTCGAGGGATCGTCCCCCGACGACTCGGTCGGTGCAGCACAATGAACCAGCGATACCAACAAAACGAGGAGCCAACCGTCGCTTCGGAAATGAGCCATCATTCACCCCCCAGGCTGATGGCCAGTCGCTTCCCGAATCGTCATGGGCGATTCCGTCGCGATGCTCGTAGCACCGATGACCTACACATTGGATGTAGGCCTGTCCCGTTTTCCTTTTTCCGGCCCCGCCACCGCGCGGGCACGCTCGCCGGCTACACGCTCTTTCGAATCGCCTCTTTGATCTTGGTGATCTGCGCCTCGTTTCGTTTGTAAAAGGTCCACTGCTTGATGCGCTTGGCGCGGACGAGGCCGGC contains these protein-coding regions:
- a CDS encoding DUF6351 family protein — translated: MMAHFRSDGWLLVLLVSLVHCAAPTESSGDDPSNLSGSGETSAGPKVQTHLVRADYHTRKTPPLGAGEFDLITLSALPNAVTGGDVLIGLRGLAGADGYALTRNGVDVTASLQRLATGEVRGLVTGLELGDNELIATARGPSGTRRAVLTVTNHPITGPVVSGPHQSPFLCQTLAAGLGEPIDANCSVATRYEWFYRTALTQEYKKLADPYAPYPADAMRTVTQDGKVVPFVVRVESATINRGITRIAVLDDPRARGREAPFDARGWNHRVYYAFGASCGTGYHQGTNGPGDVLGGIGDLLGLGQRLAKGDVVVHSTLSSYGVHCNPLISIETTSMVKEHIHETYGLIDDMVGAGASGGALQQYNAINNAPGLLSAALPAATFSDILSTAMTVADCGLLMHYYNGRGWYWDPLKRALVEGHNLLSGTQLNSICQSWTSTFLPTLDPKNGCDGSVPQALRYDPVTNPGGVRCTLQDANVNIFGRDPKTGFARRPLDNTGVQYGLDAFNHYVISAAEFLDLNRYIGGYDIDGKPSPQRMKMDPEVEARSYRIGGVVGRGAMAETPVMDLAPYLDLIPLANIHEAVRPFTVRARLRANTGQDATQSIWRGILTQPDAYPVMEKWFPTLRDLPYGADRVKAVREAKPREAGDRCVISTLGGRLELPNTLFGPLGVQLPLLPGLSPIYLVIPLKVDVPEDFDSGLGPCSTLLPVTRTPRMVAGMPMSDDVIRCQLKPLDRRDYKAFMTDAQFAELRSIFPDGVCDWSKPAAGAVDRSMLWPSIGGANPHEPAPLDYWVARSLPMATGAR